One genomic segment of Phycisphaerae bacterium includes these proteins:
- a CDS encoding glycosyltransferase, with product RTLRDSGIEYGGWLANYRVPAVFSRFRLTVHVPRRPYARSLPGIPTIRPFEALACGIPLVCAPWRDSEGLFDAPRDMLFARDGEEMARTIKAVLDSSDRARELRAAGRQTILRRHTCAHRVDELLAVGLELGLTAGAATAEPALFRGRGAS from the coding sequence CGGACGCTTCGGGACTCCGGCATCGAGTACGGCGGGTGGCTGGCCAACTATCGGGTGCCCGCGGTCTTCTCGCGGTTTCGGTTGACCGTGCACGTGCCGCGGCGGCCATACGCCCGCTCGCTGCCGGGCATTCCGACGATCCGGCCGTTCGAGGCCCTGGCCTGCGGCATTCCGCTGGTCTGCGCGCCGTGGCGGGACAGCGAAGGCCTCTTCGATGCGCCGCGCGACATGCTGTTCGCCCGCGACGGCGAGGAGATGGCGAGGACCATCAAGGCCGTGCTCGACAGCTCCGACCGGGCCCGCGAGCTTCGCGCCGCCGGCCGGCAAACCATCCTCCGCCGCCACACGTGCGCCCATCGGGTCGATGAGTTGCTGGCGGTGGGTCTGGAACTGGGTCTGACCGCCGGCGCCGCCACGGCGGAACCCGCGTTGTTCAGAGGGAGAGGAGCATCATGA